TTTTAAAAGTGTAGTAAGGGTAGCCGGTCGGGTCTGGTTCCCGGTCCATAAATTACGATTTGGGGGCCACAGCGCCCCCTGTCGCTCGCTCGGCGCCAGCGCCCTGACGTGCTGTTTGTCCTCCCGCCCGCAGGCATCGGCAAGAACGTCATCTGCGACCGCACGGCCACGCCGCTGGACGCCTTCCGCATGATGTCGGCCGCCCACTACTACCCCAAGCTCATGAGCATCATGGGCAACGTGCTGCGCTTCCTGCCGGCCTTCGTGCGCATGAAGCAGCTCATCGAGGAGGGCTACGTGGGCGAGCTGCTGGTGTGCGAGGTGCAGGTGCACGGCGGCAGCCTGCTGGGCAAGAAGTACAACTGGAGCTGCGACGACCTGATGGGCGGCGGCGGCCTGCACTCGGTGGGCACCTACATCATCGACCTGCTCACCTTCCTCACTGGCCAGAAGGCTGTCAAGGTCCACGGGCTGCTCAAGACCTTCGTGAAGCAGACCGACCACATCAAGGGCATCCGCCAGATCACCAGCGACGACTTCTGCACCTTCCAGATGGTGCTGGAGGGCGGCGTGTGCTGCACCGTCACCCTCAACTTCAACGTGCCCGGCGAGTTCAAGCAGGACGTGACCGTGGTGGGCTCAGCTGGGCGCCTGCTGGCGGTGGGCACCGACCTGTACGGACAGCGCAACAGCGCCTCGGCGCAGGAGCTGCTGGTGCAGGACGCCACGCCCGTCAGCAACTCCCTGCTGCCCGAGAAGGCCTTCAGCGACATCCCCTCGCCCTACCTGCGCGGCACCATCAAGATGATGCAGGCCGTGCGCCAGGCCTTCCAGGACCAGGACGACCGGCGCACATGGGACGGGCGACCGCTCACCATGGCCGCCACCTTCGACGACTGCCTGTACGCCCTGTGCGTGGTGGACACCATCAAGCGGTCCAGCCAGACGGGCGAGTGGCAGAACATCGCGGTGATGACTGAGGAGCCCGAGCTGAGCCCCGCCTACCTGATCAGCGAGGCCATGCGCCGGAGCCGGATGTCCCTGTACTGTTAGCCCGGATTGGGGACCCAGCGCGACCTAGGGCTCCcgcctggggcccagagagggggaAAGGCGGGGGGAGAGGTGGCCTCGAGTAGTGTAGGGGTGGGGAAGTGGAAAGGCAGGGTGAGAAAATGGCATCTGGGAGGCTGAGCCCCTGTCCCGGTGAGGGGCCCCAAACGAGACTGTTGGGACGGTGACCCGCGGTCCCTGAGGTCGTCCTTGCTGGCGTCGGCTGAGACGGAGGCGGTCGGCCGCTTCAGCTGCCCTTTACTGTGAGAAGCCGGGAGGGGTTGCCGGCCTCCGCCCCTCATCCATCGCCCCCCACACCTTGGCCTCCTTGGCAAGCCAAATACTCCTGCGTGCTCTGAGCCCTGTTTCCAGGGGCGAGCTCGGCTGGCGGGAGACGGTACATCTTCACGTGCCCACGCAAGCCTGCAGGTGTgtgtgcgggggtgggggtggggggcgccaGTGGCTAAAGAGAAAGTTCAGATTCCAGGAAGCCACTTCAAGTGTCTGAAGGAAAAAGTACTTGGTAGCAAAGTGTACAGCTTTCTGGATGGATGTGTCTTCCTCCCAGGAAGCCCGAGGGAGGGAGTGTCTTCCTAACTGGCTCAGTGCCCTTTTCCTGGCCTGAGGTGTAGGGTAAGGGCCTGGGCCAGGAACAGCAAGCAGAGAATCGGGTTCCCTTGAGCCAAAAGGAGAGAGCAGGGGCACAGCCTGCACTGAGACAGATgaggcagagaagaaaatatCCCTTCGGATTTGCCAGCAATTAAAAGCCCATTTCCGGTGGAGTGGAATGGCCTGGAAGGAGGGATTCGGTACTGGAGCGTTGAGGTTGTCCTTGCACGGGGCCGAGGAGACAGCAGGAAGGAGGTGTGCGTCTGACCACAGGCTCCTGTGctatcctccaggaccgggggcAGCCTTGCGCCCCAGGGTCACAGTGGCATTTCCCAGCAGGAGGGCAAGTCAGCCCTGGACCCATCTCTCCTAGCGAGCTGGGGAAGGGCTCTTAGGAGACTCCCCAGCTTTGTAGATTTTAAAAGGGGGGCCTTCAGGTCCACTCAGATATAATCCTCtcccctttaaaagaaaaaaaaaatagtcgaGGCTCTTTTCCTTAGCTTGGACCTTCGCTTTCAcgcatcaaaaaaagaaaaattttgactAGGTATTAAACAAAAGGACAGCAAGCAACACACTTTTTGGCGTTTCTAAATGGGGTTTGAGAACCCTCTGAGGTGTATAGTTCCCATAGGCTGAAGAAGGCTAATGTAGGAAAAAACATCTTCCTCTTGGTCTCCTGTCTCTCTTGTCTTGTCATCCTCTGCTTACAGGGAGGGCTTTTACTGGAGATGGCAAACTGCAGGCTTGGAGCAGGCAGTGCCAGAAGGGAAcaaccagacacacacacacacacggatttATAAATGCTCGCTACCACCATTGTCACTAAAATCGCTCTTAAAAATTCAGACCTAGTCTTGAAAGAAAGCCCAGgtcaaatacattttgaaaatgggGAATTATCCTTTTGTTATCTTTTCTTAATCCTTAACCCCACATAGGACATTTGTCGAGCTTCGCTGCGGAGACTGTTACTTGTAAATGTACACAGCGTTTGTTCACAGTCACAGAAATCCAGCCGTTGTCTTTGGCACACAAGTGACGTTTAGAcatcttttcagatggcccgcaCTGGAGCTGGAAGGCAATTTAAGGGGCTGAGGGTGAACCCCAGGCTCTGAGTGGGCAAAGTCCCAAAATGAACCGTGCGCTCAGttgctccctccttcctcctcccagggGCGATACACTGAATCCCAGGCTGCCCGTGGGTCCTGCGTGGCCGTGTCCAAACACCACGGGAATGTGGTATTTTCTAGCACGGAGGGGTAGGGCTCGCCTCCCTAGAAAGAATTACCCTGCTTCCTGGTCCCTTACCACAATGTGGGAAGGTTAGTGAGCTAAAACTCTCCATCGTACGATTGGTCCCTGCTCCGTTCACAGAATCAGCCTGCCAGCTTTCCTAGCTACCAGTTCAAAACTAGAGATTTGGTAGAGTGGAAGTCTCCCAATAAGAATTTGAGCAGAGGGCCATGCCATGGACTGTTTTGGTTCAGATTCTCCTAAATTCCCCTCTGGATACATAGCTTTTGTGGAAACTGAgtggaaagaatattttctttttctagttggcCCCGAAAGGCTGTGAtcaaagatgtagagaaaggaaACTAGTGACTCTATGAGTCTCATTTTTCTAAGTCATTTATAATCTAAGTAGGGCTGTTCCTGGggtttcagttttgtttctgtACTTAAAATACTTGGGACTACTTTCCCCCCAAAGATCACTGCGGTCCGTGATAAATATTTAGTGTCTAAAACAGAAATTCTCATTTGAGGCTGGGGTATATGGAAAGAATATACATTCTTAAAAAgaagcatgaaaaatattttagtaagtgTTCTTAAATTCTGTCTACTGAAATGCATGTAGTAGGTAGATGCAGGAACAAGTGGAAGAAAAGACATAGTTCATTTTCTTAGTGTAAAATCTACAGTAAATGGGTTCTTTAGTGCTCCTTGGGCCCCAGGCCTATCACTTGCAAAGACTTGATTAGGAGTCACAATATAAAGCTGAAATCTGAAGCTTTCAACATTCTATGGAAGGACTTTGTCCCAGCCCAGCACCCCCAGTAGTCCCCTCAGGGGACTGGGTACCATCAGCTGGGTTTGAGCTCAGACGAAGTCTCTGGGGTAACCCAGCCCTCTCTGCCTTGTTTAATGTGTTTCAAGGACCCAGAGTAATGGAGGCTCCATTTTAGGGTCATCACATTTAGTCCCCACTTGCCTGATTTGTTCCCGTTATTGTGAGGGGGCCTCTGATGCCGAACATTTGGGCTCACGCCACTGGCGTCCTCTGCAGAGTGTTCCAAATTCCAAATTCTGAGAGGGGGTATCAGTCAGGGTAACCACAAGTGTTTGGGAATGCTCTGGGCTTATTTGGAAGGGTTGCATTCTCTGAGTTTTCTCCCGGAGAGAGAGTTCATGACCACTGTCAGCTCCCCTACGACTTCTCCCCGCGATGGAGAGGAGTGGCAGGGGACCACAGATGCTCCTTAGCCCACCAGGCAGCAGATACCTCGGGACTCTAAGGGCAGCTTGGCTGACTCCAGCTCAAGGGGAACTTCTCCCACACCCTTTCTCCATCCTCAGAGAGCCACGCCAGTACTCTCTGCGCTCCCACATTCCTTGATCATCTACTGTGTGCAGGGTATTTTAAGTACGTTATCTCGCTTAATCCTTAAAAACAGCCCTGTAGTATTGGGTATTGTCggtcccattttacacatgagaaaattgaggctgagAGGaagagtaacttgcccagagtcacaaaaCTATTAAGTAGAAGTGGGGTCAGCTGAATCCAAACCTTTCTTCTCCTCCAAACCACGTTGCCTCCCACGAAGAAAGGTTTGAGCCTCTGCTATTCCTCCCGGGCAGGAAAGCGCTTCTTGTCGAACCCTGTCGGGGTCTGTGGAGCAACAGCGTTTAGAGTTCCATGTGACCTGTGTGTGGGTGCCCCTCTGCTGCTGTCGACACCTGCCTGTGGAGCAGGATGCCATGTTTGATGTTCTGCCAGAAGGTTCCTTGTAGAGCTGCAAATAGAAAGAGTcgatctttcttcctcttccaaaaTGGAAATAGCACTCAGCTTCTTTTCAAATCAACGTCCTAAGTTGATTCTGACTGTAAGCGATGCGGCAAGCCACAGAGTTGGAGATTTTCAGAACGTTAGCCGATTATCATGGATGGCCTTGGGTTTTGCTCTCGCAGTATATAGCATAGGAAAATGTCTTTTCTCAGGGAGTGGGGCTTTGACAGTTCATTTGTGTGTGACTCAGATTTTAGCTGTGCGTTGCATTTGTACCTTTAGACCCTCTTAACTCTTCATCTTGTCTCAGAGCCGCAGCTGTTGAATACGACCTGTGGTCACAAAGTAGGTTTCTGATTGCATCACTTTTATTCTGGTGGGTTTGGGGCGGGGGAGGAATTCAGCATTGATAAGGGTACCCTGGGGAGAAAGTAAAGCCAGTTGCATCTGGAGGGACTTCAGAGCCCAATATATTCAGTTCCTTTATTTTTACATCCCCAAGAGGTTAAGTGATGACCAAGGTCACACCGCTTCctagtggtagagccaggactaAAATCCCAGTTTTCTGACTCTAAGTCCCATCCTGCATCTTCAGAGCCTCagatggggagagggaggcccagagaggtgaaatgacttgtcTCAGGTCGCAGGGCTAGTTGGGGCAAGAGTTGCAGTTAGAACTCAGACCTGCAACTGACAGTATTCCCTGAGCTGTTGCAGctgaatcagttttttaaaaactcaattatGTCTTgaatgtactcagaaaactagcTGTTTAAAATTTCCCATTGTGACTGTAATGTGAACAGTTATCTCTAATTTGTATTCTATTGGCAAGGATGGGGGATATACATTCAGATGCTCACCTTTGGGATTTCCTGAGGCCAGCTCTACTTCTGGGCTCTACCCTACCCTCTGCGTACAGATCTAGGTCTTGACTAGCTTAGGATTCCTGCCCCACCTACCGCCTCCGTCTTTGGCCATCCAAATCCTGAAGTTTATAGGGCAGAGGTCACGACCCTGGGgaggtctttgttttgtttttttttaaatcgactCTCCGAGCCCTGCCTTTCAATTCCCTTTCGGGGACAGGGAGACGCGTAATGAAATAAAAGCTGTGCTTGTCTGCAGCCCATGGGCCCACCCCAGCCTGTCGCATCCTGGGCAGAGAAGCGGGCGGTTGGGGGTACCCCAAGTTTGAGGGAAGAGCCCTGAGTTGGGCTTCAGAACTTTTCCCAAGAGGAGTGTAGACCTGCTGTGCTTCTTTAAGAGGTGCTGGGCTCGGTGGTCTCATCAGAGTGTGCTGGTGCAGCCGGTAAGTACCGTGTACCTGAGTTCCACACCAGTTAGCAATGAAAGGCAGTGGCCTCCTGACCTTTTCTTCCCCATGTCACGGTCCCTATTTGCTGGAGCTCTTGAGAGGGGCACCAAGCGTCTGGCTCTGTCAGGCTCCTCAAGTGTTGCGCTACTGAATACTCCTGAATCTGTTGCCCCTTTCTGTTTACACCAGCAGTGAGTAGACAAATAACAAGGCCCTGGCACATGCAGTGGCTCCGTGCTTGGCGTGGCAATCATGCTTGCCTGGGTGGTGTGAGCGGGGCCCCCAGACTGACCCAGGTCCCGGTCTCTGCTGTCCCCTGCAGCCATCATAAGGGCTACGTTGTTGAATGAGCCCCATGGTTTCTCCCCAGCAACTCCATGACTGATTTGATCCTAGTCCCAGGCTAAGAAACAGAACCCAAGGAAGCGACCTGCCTGCTCCTttgctcccctccttccccatcagGCATCCAACCATATTTAGTATTCTTGCCCTGTGCCTTGCCCAGGGGAGGGAGAAGTTTCTAGTACTTATGGTTTTCTGTTGGTTGCCTGGTGCTTCTACTGttattttattgtgttgttgttgtttttaaccaaAAATTGCATTTGTTTGGTTGTCAATGTCGAGTGTGTGTTTATTGTTCTACAAACatgagtatatatatgtatgtatatgtataaaaacaaacataacataTAAAAAGTCAAGGCATGTATACTAGATATTTTAAAGAGTTATTTATCAAGGGAAAAAGATGTGTGTTATAAAGTAAACAgagtctatattttatatataatgtagaTAGCAAAAAATAGCTTATAAATTATAGAaggtttgggttttcttttttttttattattaaagcaaaaaaaaaaaaaaaagacaatgaatgCACCTGTTCTTAGTGTTTTAAAAGCTAAACTGCTGTGGGAGGTGGCCTTCCCTACCAGGCCCTCGGGCTGTACAGTCTGTGCTCCAGGCCCGGAGCTGCTGATGCCTCGTGTTACCTCTGCAATGCTCAGGGGGCCATGGTCACCATCACCCCGCCAGCTGGCATGTGCCGCTTCAAATGTGGCTTCCTGCTGTCCTCCCCAGTTGGTGTTGGTGGGATAAAGGAATGGAAGTAGCAAATAAAGACTGAAGAGAAGATATAATTGCAGCTGTTTCCCTGTTTATTACACCCGGGTGCTCTACCTGATGAGTTAGGTAGCTGGCCAGTTTGGGGGATCTGAATTAAGAATGGGGGTGGGAATGATGGTGGTGCATCTGGGGGGCGTGTGTGCCTAGTGTGGGCTGGTCTTTCCTTTCCACCCTCTGCTGTCTTAGGCAACACACAGGTAATTCTTCTGGTCCATGCTTTCCCTTCACTTAAAAACAGTTACGAATtgggaagaaaaatacaaaagctgAGATCGCATGGTTCATTCCTCCATGAGCAGATCGTGATGTTAGTGCATTCAGAACGCAGCCCGCCCATTCAGACAAAGTTGCAGCAAATCCCTGCATTCACATGGATTTTGACAATGCACACATAACATTCTCACACCTTAAGGTCGGTTCTGAAGAAGGCCGTGAGAGAGAGTGCTTCGTCAGAGCTGAAAGCCCCACTTGCCCAAATGTAAGATATGGTTGCGATGAGGTCCATTTCTCTAGTTTCTTCCAGCGAAGTGGCCTGCGAGCCAACCCCTGATGGAAGACACCACACTCCTGAGCGTTTATGTACATTTTCAACCCAGTTGTTTCTTCACAGATTTGGAATCTCCTCGTGATGCTGGTTTCTCTCAATTTAGGCTCATTTCTTGTTACGTAAACCGGGGACTGTGCCTTGTCCTACTAAATTACAGGATATGATCACATTGCTTTCGTAGTCTCTGAACTGTTGTTTAAAAAGAACAGTTGCAATTACATTGCAAGTCATTCAGACTGTATCAATAGTTTACGGGTCAAACGAAGAAGAATCTATGTCTCCTCCTATGCCGATCTACCCCCTcgccactcccaccccaccacacacgtacacacacacagatacacaggaCCATTTTCCAGTTTCACCTTTTATCTTGTGCATTTTTAGCACCTAATTTGACAAGTCTGGGTGATACTACGTGAAGGATACAATGACTGCTACAATTGTTATGAGAATGAAATACGCATCTACAAAGTGTGCAGTTTTGTATACAAACGAAAGAATAATAATTTCACCTCACTCTAAGTTGTATGCTCCCATTTTATCAACACACATTTACCTTAATCTTGCCTGAGAAGAAAAGATCCCTCTGCCTAGATATTCCTCGACAGTCCCTACATGCACTCGTCAGTAGCAGTGCCCCCTGCTGGAAGGCTGGCCAGGAAGTGTAGAGAACAGAAATGGAACAGACGCCACTTCACAGAGCTGAGCCATGTCACAACCAACTAGACAGCGTGACAGCTTACTTGAACCAAAACCTCTACAAAGAAGCTGATGCAAAACATTCAAAATTCTTCACCTTGTTCATTCAGGTTCAGGCTTCCTTTGGAATCCTGTCTCTGAGTCTCCATCTGCTGGGTAAATTCCTGAGAGATGACTTGAGCTAGGACAGCCTTTGCAGCATTGCTGTGCTCCAACCACAGCTCTACAAGATGAAGTCATATCTAAGTTGGCTGTTGGACTTCCTCCAAAAATATCCTAACGAAGGGAACACCTTTCTCTCCTAATGTTACATAGATTACGATCACCTTGGGTCAAACCAAACTCTCCCTTTAGCCACAAGTGAAAAGGAAAGACTAACTTCAGAAGCAACTTCTTGGGCAATTGCAGATTCATTCCTTTCTTGGTGAATGATTTGTATATTGACAGAGCTCAATCCCAGAATTACCATCTGGGGTGTACATGTACCAAAGTCCCATTGTCTCTGACCCATTCATCATTGGCCACCGGCACCTTGGAAGCAGGACACCCTGGGGAGGAGGAACCCTAAGAGGGCTGTGAGTGGCTGCAACAGATGTGGAGTTCACGTCCACAAAGCACACGAGGCCCTAGGGAGTCCCCAGTCTTGAAACACCCCCTATCCAAGTCACTACCTCCCTTTTAAAGAGCCCTGAGGGGTCTAAATCAGGCTGAAGCCAGACCCAAGCTGCTTGAGGCTGTCTTGGGGATGGTGACTCACTCCAGACCCCTCAAAACcaaagaccagggcttcccttgatggcgcagtggttgagattccgcctgccgatgcaggggatacgggttcgtgccccagtccgggaggatcccacatgccgcccgtgagccatggctgctgagcctgcgcgtccggagcctgtgctccgcggcgggggaggccacaacgtgagaggcccgcgtaccgcaaaaaaagaaacaaaaaagcaaagaccAAGCAGGCATAATAGCTAGTGAAACTACAGGGAGGGAGGCAAGGCCAGAGCCCCCACTGTCTTTCTAGGCCTTCTGAGGCTGCCTGTCTGGGATGTGGTGGCTAACAGGGAGGCTGGAGCATCAGTCACCCTTCAGTGTGCTGGGCTTAGGCATCTGACTTGGCACTCAGGTTTCCACcatgaagcagaagagagagtcAGCCTGGGACCAGCAGCTGCGTATCAGTACAGCTGTGAGATGCTGACACGCATGTATCACTAAGAAAGAAGTGAGCGGGAAGAGatggggaaaagaagagaagagggaacTGGGGTAAAGGCAGGGCAGGGGAGACACAGAGCAGAAGCAGGAGTGGAAATTCGtgccaaggggaaaaaagagatgaaGGGAGAAAACGTGGAGAAAGGGCAGAGGCATGCGTTTGAGATATGGAAGTTTCTGTAGATAAGCAAATGTTACACGAGATAACTGAAACGCCGTTCCTCTGTGGCCGACAGGCCTAATCTGTGCTCTGAGGACAGCTTGAGAGAGGAGGAGAGCGGATGAGAAGGCACGAGGGAGGAATTCCTGTAGAACTTGGCACAGTCTGGCTGACTCACTTTGGGAGCTGTTCAAAGCGATCCAACTGTCGGCATTTGCTAGAAAAACTTCCATACCAACCTCTGTGTTAAATAAGCACCACCAGACCCCAAGTGCACCCTGAGCCCATCCTCCTTTCTCGTTGCTTTTCTTATTTGCAATCCCCGCCCCCAAACCTGAAGTTTCCAAGGATTCACCAGCTGCCACTTTGCCCTGTCCCTTAGTCCCCTCCAGGGACTCTTGGACATATTCAGGAATCTTCCAGgtagcctttttctttttttctgcacaCACAGAATCTCTCATCCCTCCTCAGCTTTCAGAGACCCTGCCCACCAGGCCATTGCTACAACCTGTTTTCTCCTTTTGCACCGGAGCTTTTCTGAAGAAAGTCTCCCGAGGGAGCAGGCCCGGCCCAGCAGGAGCGGATGCTTGTCAGCTACATCCAGCCCTGGCTTCTGCTGTCTTGAGTCCCCTGGCTCAGTCCTTGGATCTGTCCTGGGTCTTGTCAGGTTGCCTGTGACATCCAGGCTCTTCCCTTCCTTGTTCACAACATCCTCTTgctttcatttatccattcatccgagcGGAGGTCATGTGACGAGAGCCTCTCCACCTGTTTTCCTGATCACCCAGCACGTGTTGTATCTGACCCGCTTCCTCATCCTGGCCTGGGGAAGCAAAGGCAGACATCTTTCCCTTCTAAGGCTGCATCTCATCCCTTCCCAGCCTGCTCTCAGTCCCCACCCGGAATCTCTCCCTGTCCACTGAACTCTCCCTTCATCCTTCAGCTGGGCCAGAGTATAGATTCAGGGAGTCTTTGAACTTGGatagaaagaaaaaaccaaaaaccaaaaaagtacATCTTAATTTTCACTAACTCTACCTGAAATTATCATTTTCTTCAATTGTATCATCAAGTTACAGTTGGATTAGCAGTATCTGTGACTTTATCACCAGTAAGAATCACATGTATCTTCAGATCTTATCACTGGTTTTACAGGTATCTTGAAATATCATTCATACTCATCACTGCTCTAAAATTATGGAAATCATTATACTATAACCAGATCTTTTAATTTAATACTGCAGTTAAAAGCCCATACATTGCcctatcacaattttaaaaatttgggggGTACATATAACAATATAATTTGTTACTTTATAGTCATATGTGTCTTATTTTATACGTTCAAAACAGTATTCCGTGGGGTTAAACACATTACTCCAAAAAGGGGTCCATCGGCTCCACCAGATTGCCAAAGATATACAAGGCACAAAAAAGTTGAGAACCTCCGAGTATGGCAGAAATAGCCTTAGCATGGTCCTTACTCTCAACTATAAACTTTTTCCATGGTGATTGAATATGATTTAAATAATGACACAATTCGTTTAAAAGAGATACTCTGAAATCCGAAGACCCCTTCTGGGCGTCCGAACCCATGTCTTCCTTTGCAGGAAGTTCTTACTCCAAAGCCCCGTTTCCCAAAGAAAGCTGAGCAGCAGTACCAAAAGGGCCGCCTTAATAGAAGCAGATCTGGGGGCTCTGCACCTCACCACCTGCATTGATTTGGGGGCAGAAGAGGTagctggaaaattttaaaatgcgaACAACACGGGCATCTATTAAACAGCCCGCACTGTAATTATACAATGAAAGTTCAAATCCCTTCCATCCCAGACCGTCATTTCCACTCCCTAGAGGCAACTGCTACCCACAATTTGTATCCTCTCCCTGAAAGTATCCCAGCATCCGCACAAGTATTATACATACACTGTACACACGGCGGGGTCTTGCTGTTTTTTTCGTAATGTATTTTTAACCTCTTTCCACATCAGCATGTAAcattgacctctttttttttttttttttttttttttttttttttttttttgcggtacgctggcctctcactgttgtggcctctcccgttgcggagcaacaggctccggacgcgcaggctcagcggccatggctcacgggcccagccgctccgcgccatgtgggatcttcccggaacggggcacgaacccgtgtcccctgcatcggcaggcagactctcaacccctgcgccgccagggaagccctgacctcattctttttcatggctgtatcgaaaaaaatctacatgaaaaattctaactgaaatttttttaagctctggagatagatggtggtAATGATTGCATAATCATGTGAATTTCTGAGGACCACTGAACCATACACTTAaagatggttaagatggtaaatgttatgttttgtatattttaccacaattaaaaataaatgttaagctCCCCAAGTAATTGAGCTGCAGACCCGGACCctacctcctccccccacctcccttcaGGTCGGCCAGCCTGACATCTTGGAAACCCCTACTCCTTTTTCCCTCTTTGCTGCCATTCAGGGCTCCCTCGTtcatatttcttttcagaaacaaA
This genomic interval from Lagenorhynchus albirostris chromosome 10, mLagAlb1.1, whole genome shotgun sequence contains the following:
- the GFOD1 gene encoding glucose-fructose oxidoreductase domain-containing protein 1, coding for MLPGVGVFGTSLTARVIIPLLKDEGFAVKALWGRTQEEAEELAKEMSVPFYTSRIDEVLLHQDVDLVCINLPPPLTRQIAVKTLGIGKNVICDRTATPLDAFRMMSAAHYYPKLMSIMGNVLRFLPAFVRMKQLIEEGYVGELLVCEVQVHGGSLLGKKYNWSCDDLMGGGGLHSVGTYIIDLLTFLTGQKAVKVHGLLKTFVKQTDHIKGIRQITSDDFCTFQMVLEGGVCCTVTLNFNVPGEFKQDVTVVGSAGRLLAVGTDLYGQRNSASAQELLVQDATPVSNSLLPEKAFSDIPSPYLRGTIKMMQAVRQAFQDQDDRRTWDGRPLTMAATFDDCLYALCVVDTIKRSSQTGEWQNIAVMTEEPELSPAYLISEAMRRSRMSLYC